The following coding sequences are from one Musa acuminata AAA Group cultivar baxijiao chromosome BXJ1-6, Cavendish_Baxijiao_AAA, whole genome shotgun sequence window:
- the LOC103990151 gene encoding ras-related protein RABE1c, which produces MAAPPARARVDYDYLIKLLLIGDSGVGKSCLLLRFSDGSFTTSFITTIGIDFKIRTIELDGKRIKLQIWDTAGQERFRTITTAYYRGAMGILLVYDVTDESSFNNIRNWICNIEQHASDNVNKILVGNKADMDESKRAVPTAKGQALADEYGIKFFETSAKTNLNVEQVFFSIARDIKQRLAETDTKAEDRTIKINKPDQAAAEGTAAAKSACCGS; this is translated from the exons ATGGCTGCTCCACCTGCAAGGGCTCGGGTCGACTACGATTACCTGATCAAACTTCTCCTGATCGGCGACAGCG GTGTTGGGAAGAGTTGTCTCCTTTTGCGTTTCTCTGATGGCTCGTTTACGACAAGTTTCATTACTACTATTGG TAttgattttaagataagaactattGAGCTGGATGGCAAGCGAATTAAACTTCAAATTTGGGATACTGCTGGTCAGGAGCGCTTTCGAACTATAACAACCG CTTACTATAGAGGTGCCATGGGAATTTTGCTTGTTTATGATGTCACTGACGAGTCGTCCTTTAACA ACATAAGGAATTGGATCTGCAACATCGAACAACATGCTTCTGATAATGTCAACAAGATTCTTGTTGGTAACAAGGCTGACATGGATGAAAGCAAACGG GCTGTGCCGACCGCAAAGGGACAAGCACTGGCTGATGAATATGGAATCAAGTTTTTTGAAACA AGTGCAAAGACAAACCTAAATGTGGAGCAGGTCTTTTTTTCGATAGCTAGAGACATCAAGCAAAGACTTGCAGAAACTGATACCAAAGCTGAG GATCGGACGATCAAGATTAACAAACCGGACCAGGCAGCTGCCGAGGGTACCGCAGCAGCGAAATCAGCATGCTGTGGGTCTTGA
- the LOC135677580 gene encoding zinc finger protein ZAT11-like: MKRYRFGGGEEMDRIRMVNILMLLSRGGGVGESEKSSAGRVFKCKTGSRRFPSFQALGGHRASHKKLRAAGNDHGRPQGGAAGKPKLHEGSICGLEVTVGQALGGHMRRHRAAGDRRGMPLDLNLPPLENDLELVPRLEIVNNIPMVDRSH; the protein is encoded by the coding sequence ATGAAAAGATACAGatttggaggaggagaagagatggACAGGATTAGAATGGTCAATATTCTAATGCTTCTGTCTCGAGGAGGCGGCGTAGGGGAGAGCGAGAAGTCGTCGGCGGGACGAGTGTTCAAGTGCAAAACAGGCAGCCGGCGGTTCCCTTCCTTCCAAGCGCTCGGAGGCCACCGAGCAAGCCACAAGAAGCTGAGGGCGGCTGGCAATGACCATGGCCGACCGCAAGGCGGTGCTGCTGGGAAGCCAAAGCTCCACGAGGGCTCCATCTGCGGCCTCGAGGTCACCGTCGGACAGGCCTTAGGAGGGCATATGAGGCGGCACAGGGCCGCGGGCGACAGGAGAGGGATGCCTTTGGACTTGAACTTACCGCCATTGGAGAACGATCTCGAGCTTGTACCAAGGTTGGAGATCGTAAACAATATTCCCATGGTTGATCGCTCACACTGA